The following are encoded in a window of Chthoniobacterales bacterium genomic DNA:
- a CDS encoding ATP-binding protein, with translation MDSSASPEPQTTTTIAGSAEPKEFSQESLEQYRRFFMEDFTGTLVMRTDGQIVTCNPAVANIFGFDSVEEAAAANFFSFLRTRQDGIDLLELVRQHGMVDRHELEMNQQSGDPVYVVARLIGNFAGGELTELQVYLFNDTKRKRLEQQLVQAQKMEGLGTLAGGIAHDFNNILAIILGYTNKLESGRAKPNEFPGSIKIIKEAVDRGAALVQQLLTSARQTEARFSSLDLNALVRELDKMLEATFPKMINFNLELEPDLPLITADKSQIHQVLLNLCVNARDAMPNGGTLTIATSITAGAELTEMFTGVTADNYARVRVRDTGIGMSRQVKSHIFEPFFTTKERGKGTGLGLSVVYGVVNNHRGFVQVESEPGAGTSFIVYLPVKHSQAEPSRGDQAAPPRQNIPRTILLVEDEEMLRELGVSILESEGFRVLAAKDGVEGVALFESNRDEIGLVVCDLGLPRLGGREAFLKMKESKPGVRAIIASGYLEPVIRSEMLKAGVIDTIQKPYDFNVLLEKIRSVLGPDEPADDHPELF, from the coding sequence ATGGACTCATCCGCATCGCCCGAGCCCCAAACCACGACGACGATCGCCGGCTCGGCTGAACCGAAGGAGTTTTCGCAGGAGAGCCTGGAGCAATACCGGCGCTTCTTCATGGAGGATTTCACCGGCACGCTGGTCATGCGCACCGATGGGCAAATCGTGACCTGCAATCCGGCCGTCGCGAATATTTTCGGCTTCGATTCCGTGGAGGAAGCGGCGGCCGCGAATTTCTTTTCCTTTCTCCGGACGCGGCAGGATGGGATCGACCTGCTCGAACTGGTGCGCCAGCACGGCATGGTGGACAGGCACGAGCTGGAGATGAATCAGCAGAGCGGCGATCCGGTTTACGTAGTGGCGCGGTTGATTGGAAATTTTGCGGGCGGCGAGCTGACCGAGCTCCAGGTTTATCTCTTCAACGACACGAAGCGGAAACGCCTGGAACAGCAACTCGTCCAAGCCCAAAAGATGGAAGGGCTGGGAACGCTGGCCGGCGGGATCGCCCACGATTTCAATAATATCCTCGCGATCATCCTGGGCTACACGAACAAACTCGAGAGCGGGCGAGCCAAGCCTAACGAGTTCCCCGGTTCGATCAAAATAATCAAGGAAGCCGTCGATCGCGGCGCCGCTCTCGTCCAGCAGTTGCTCACCTCCGCGCGCCAGACCGAAGCGCGGTTTTCGTCGCTCGACCTCAACGCCCTCGTCCGGGAGCTCGACAAGATGCTCGAGGCCACTTTCCCCAAGATGATCAATTTTAACCTGGAATTGGAACCCGATCTGCCGCTGATCACGGCCGACAAAAGCCAGATCCACCAGGTGTTGCTCAATCTCTGCGTGAACGCGCGGGACGCCATGCCCAATGGGGGGACGCTGACGATCGCCACTTCCATCACCGCCGGCGCCGAGTTGACCGAAATGTTTACCGGTGTGACCGCGGACAATTACGCCCGTGTGCGGGTGCGCGACACCGGCATCGGGATGAGCCGGCAGGTGAAGTCCCATATTTTCGAGCCGTTTTTCACGACGAAAGAAAGGGGGAAGGGGACCGGGCTGGGGTTGTCGGTCGTTTACGGGGTGGTGAACAATCACCGCGGCTTTGTCCAGGTCGAGAGCGAACCGGGCGCCGGCACGAGTTTTATCGTTTACCTGCCGGTCAAACATTCCCAGGCCGAACCAAGCCGGGGAGATCAGGCCGCACCTCCGCGGCAAAATATTCCCCGGACGATTCTGCTCGTGGAAGATGAGGAGATGTTGCGCGAGCTGGGAGTTTCGATCCTGGAAAGCGAAGGCTTTCGGGTCCTGGCCGCAAAAGATGGAGTGGAAGGCGTCGCCCTTTTTGAAAGCAATCGCGACGAGATCGGGCTCGTGGTCTGCGATCTCGGGCTGCCGCGGCTCGGCGGGCGCGAGGCGTTTCTCAAGATGAAGGAAAGCAAGCCGGGAGTGCGGGCCATCATCGCCAGCGGTTATCTCGAACCGGTTATTCGTTCCGAAATGCTCAAAGCCGGGGTGATCGATACGATTCAAAAACCGTACGATTTCAACGTCCTGCTCGAAAAGATTCGCTCCGTCCTCGGCCCGGACGAACCGGCGGACGATCATCCGGAATTATTCTAG